CACGGCACGATCAGCGTGCGGCGCTCGCCCTTTTTCATGTGCGCGAACGCCTCGTCCCAGCCTTTGATGACCTCGCCCGTGCCGACGCGGAAGGCATACGGCGTGCCGCGATCGTAGCTGCTGTCGAACTTCACGCCGCCGATGAGACGGCCATCGTAATGCGCCGAGACCATCGCTCCGAACGACGGCGGCGAGCCGGCGCCCTCGCGGCGCACCACATAGCGCAAGCCCGAGGGCGTGACGATCGCGTCCGGGTATTTCTGCTTGATGACGGCGATGTCCTCCGGTGCGAGCTCCTGCGCCTCCTGCATTTCGCGCACGTATTTGTTGGCGGGCTTGCCGGGATTGGCGCGGCGGAAGATGCCCGTGCGCGCCTGAATCGCGATGAACGCCAGCACGCCGCCGAGGATGAGAATAAAACCGAATTTGCGCATGGAGAGGAGGGACCGGTCCGCGACGCTGCCGGTTTTCGCAACGTGAAGAAAGCGCGTTTTGCCGATTATTCGGGCGGATAATCGCGAGAGTTCGCCGCCTCATGGTTGCGGCGGCTTCGAGTTTTGCCCTTGGGTAGGCGTTTCTCCCCGAAAAAATCCCCCCATGCAAAACTTCCGTCTGCCCAGCCGCCTCGTCGCCGAGGCCGTGAAGGGCGAAGCCATCGAGCAACGCTTCAAGATCGCCCGCAACGAATTCGGGCCCGAGTGCATCTACCGCATTCACGACCCCGCCGACGACGCGACGTGGGGTTTCGTGGCGGTCGATAATCTCGTGCGCGGACGCGGTCTCGGCGGCGTGCGTCTCGCGCCCGACGTGACCGTCGACGAGGTCTACGGCCTCGCCGCCGCGATGACGATGAAGAGCTCCGCCGCCATGCTGCCGCTCGGCGGCGCGAAGAGCGGCCTGCGCGTGGAGCCGCGCTACTTCGCCGACAAGCCCGAGGAGAAACGCGCGCTCGTGGCCATGTTTGCCGAGGCGCTGTGGGGCATCCCCGACTACATCCCCGGTCCCGACATGGGCACGAACGAGACCGACATGCAGACGATCTACGAGGTCTTCGCGCAGAAGAACGGCGCGGCCAACCACGGCCGCGGCGGCGTCGGCCGTCCGCCCGCGAAGGGCGGCTTCCCGCTCGACGAGTGGGCCATCACCGCACACGGCCTCTTCGCCGCCGCCATCGCGTCGGAGAAACACATCCCGGATTTCCGCATCAAGGACTCGAGCGTGGTGATCCAAGGCTTCGGCAACGTCGGCGCGCCCATCGCGGAGAAACTCGCGTCGCTCGGCGCGCGCATCGTCGGCGCCTCCGACATCAACGCCGGCCTCTACAATCCGGCCGGGCTCGACGTCCCGCAGCTGCTCGCGCTCCGCCGGAGCCCCGCCGGCCTCGCCGGCTACACCGGCCCGGTGAAACACCGTTTCGACGGCGAGCATCTCGACCGCATGATGGAGATGCCCTGCACGATCCTCGTGCCCGCCGCGCGCCCGCACGCGATCCACCCGGACAACGCGCCGCACATCCACACGCGCATCGTGCTGCAGGGCGCGAACAACCCGGCCGACCTCGTCAGCGAGTATTTCCTGCAACACCGTCGCGGCATCGTGTGCCTGACGGACTTCATCGCGAACTCCGGCGGTGTGATCGCCGCCTTCATCGAGGCCAAGGCCGACGTCGACGCGGAGTTTCGCGCGCGCGTCATGGCCGAGGACGGCAAGGGCCGCGCGTTCATCGAGAAGGTCGTCACGCGCATCATCACGGAGAACATCGACGAGATGTTCGCGCGTCGCGCCTCGCACCGCGCGAAGGACATCACGTGGCGCGAGATCGCGCACGAGATGGCCCGCGACCGCCTGCGCCCCGCCGCCGACGGGAAACTCAAAGTGTTGCCCGAGTTGCTCTGATTTTTGCTGCGACTTTCTCGTGGTTCCTGAAAGCCCGCGCCGTCACTCGCGGGCTTTTTGCTGCCCGCTCAGGATTTTGCCGCGCTCGATGTGTGATCGGAGGCGACGCGCCAGCCGTCGGCAGTTTTTTTCATCACGAGCGTGAAGAGGCCCCATGGCTTGTCCTGTGCGCGTGTGAGCTCCCACTTGCCGAAGACGAGTGCGGTGTCGGGCGTGAGCACCTCGATCTCGTGCAGCGTGAAGGCCAGCGTGCCCATCGTGGCTTTGTCCGGGTAATGTTTCTGGTAGCGCTCGAGCGTGGTGCGCCAACCATAGGTGATGGAGCCACCGGAAGCAAAGCGCAGCGCGTCGCTCTTGAGGTAGAATTCCATGAACTTGGCCACGTCGCCCGTATTCCAGGCTTCGACCTGCGCCATGAGAGTGGCGCGGATGTCGGCGGCGACATGCGCCTCGGTGGCGGCGCGCGCCGGGGCGCAGTTCAGCAGCAGGAGTCCGAAGAGAAGGGGACGAATCGTGAACGACATGAAATCAGTCGAATAGCTGAGGGCGATGTTTGCGCGTAATCTCCCCCGCTTGTTGTTTGCTGAGCGTGACGCCGGCCATCTTGGCCGCAGTGGCGAGCACGGGATCGTCGCCGGCGGCTAGATCCTTGGGGGAAGGCACAAGCCAGACGTCGGGTGTGACGCCGTTTTTCTCCAAGATCTGGCCGTCACTCATCGTGATCTGGCCTTCCGTGACTTGCACGGCGAACACCACGAGATTGGCACCATCGCCGAGCGTCAGCACGTGCGTGCGCGAGCGGTTGACCTTCCCGGCGGAGAGATCACCAAGCACCGTCGCGCGACCGGCAAGCTGGAGTGCGCGAGCGAAAACCTCGGAAGCGGAGGCGGAATTGCCGTCGATCAGCACATAGAGTTTGCCCGGGATATTGAATCGGCTGCTCGCCTGTAGCGGCGTCTCCTTGGTGCGTTCTTGGATTTTGCCGATGGGGTGGCGACCTTTTCCCAGACAGGCTCCGATGGCATCGAGCATCTCGCTCTCGAGTCCGCCGCGATTGCGACGCAGGTCGATGATCACATGGTCATAGTTCGCGGACTTGCGGAGTCCTCGTTCCACTTCCTCTGGGAGACTGAACGTCGAGAGCTGCCACCAAAGCACCTTCGGTGCGAGGTCCACGAACTTGCTGGTGAGCTGAGCCTCGCGTTCTTCTTGCTTGAGCATCAGGCGCAGAAAATCGCCGCCGGCGAGGTCGAGATTCCGGGGCAGAGTTTTGACCTCCGCAGCAAAAGTCAGCTCACGGATCGCACCGTCGGCCCGCGCCAGCTGTAGACGTAGCCCGGTTTGCGGGTTGAGGGTGAGGATGGAATATTGGATGAGACTGAGGCTGTCGCGGAAAGCGGGCATGCCATTGACGCTCAACACGCGCTCGCCGGCTTGGAGGCCTTGCTTGGCGGCATCGCTGCCGGGCTTTACGGCGCCGACGTAGACGTTTTTGCCGACGACATCGAAGGAGACGCCGTATTCGATGCGCACTGGGCGGAGCGGGGGAAAGAAGCGGGTGTGCGAGTCGTTGAGATTTACGACGGCTTGCGCGATCACCGCATAGGTTTCCGCGAGGGATTTGGTATTCTCCAGCTGGCTGGTGGCAGTGCGTTCCAGTTCAGTGGTATTCACGCCGCCGAAGGTGGGATCATAACTCTCGGCCTGGATCTTGGCCCACACGCGAGGGAACATGGAGCGCGCGCGTTGCATGTCGCGCTCATGGCGGTCTGCAGCTTGGGCACCGATGGAGACGGTGACGGCGAGCGCCAGCCGCGCCAGTCGTCGGGAGAGATGGAGGGCGGTCATTTCTTACGCAGCAAGTCCAGCGCGGCGGCGCTCATCGCGGTGATGGCGGTCTTGATCGTCGGCTCGGGGAGCGGCGCCCAGAAGGCGCTGTGGTTCGACGGCGCGAGCTGACCTTTCGCCGCCGCGTCGGCGAGGACCTTCGGGTCGCTGCCGCCGACCCAGAAGATCGAGATCGGGATGCGCGGTTGGGTGCGGCCGTATTCGGCGAAATCCTCGCCATAGGTGCCGGCCTCCGCGGTGCCGAGCTGCTCGGCGGGGAACCATTGCGCGAACACGCCGGTCAGGCGGCGCGTGAGCGCGGGGTCGTTGAACGTGAAGGGTGTGCGCGTCTGCTCGACCGTGATGACCGGCAACAGGTCGTCGGGCATGCCGGCGGCGCGGGCGGTGTTTTCCGCGATGCGCTTGATCGAGGCGAGCAGGTGTGCGGCCACTTCGTCGCTGTAGCTGCGGAGCGTGAGTTCGAGCCGCACCTCGGCGGGGATGATGTTGCGCTTCGTGCCGCCGTGGATGGCGCCGACGGTGATCACGGCCGGCGTGCCGGGCTTCAGCTCGCGGCTGACGATGGTCTGGAGCGCGAGGACGATTTCCGAGGCGAGCACGATCGGGTCGCGCGTCGAATGCGGGCGCGCGCCGTGACCGCCGATGCCACGCACGAGGATGTCGATCGAGTCGACGTTGGCGTAGCTCGGACCTTCGAGCGTGGCGACCTGGCCGGCGGGCGAGTCGCCGCCGACGTGGAATGCAATTACGTTGTCCGGCCGCGGAAATTTCGTGAACAGGCCGTCCTTCAACATCGCGCGCGCGCCGCCGCCGATTTCCTCGGCGGGTTGGACGAAGAACACGAGCGTGCCGGACCAGTGAGCTTTCAGCGCCGCCATCGTGCGCGCGGTGCCGATGAGCGTGGTGACGTGTGTGTCGTGGCCGCACGCGTGCATGGCGGGCTGCTGCTTGCCGGCGACGTCCGCCATCGTGACCTGGCTCGCGTAGGGCAGGCCGGTCGCCTCCTTGATCGGCAGCGCATCCATGTCGGCACGGATGGCCAGCGTGGGGCCGGGGCCGTTTTGCAGGACGGCGACGACGCCGGTGTTGCCGACGTTTTCGGTGACGGTGAAACCGGCCGCGCGCAGCTGCTCGGCGGCGATGCCGGCGGTGCGCTTCTCGACGAACGAAAGTTCCGGGTGCGTGTGCAGGTCGCGGTAGATGACTTCGAGCGAGGGATACTCGGCGTTCACCCGGGCGGTGACGGCGTCTTTGAGTTCCGGGCCGGCGAACGCGGCCAACGGAGCGCAGAGAGCGAGGGCGAGGAGGGAAGAGCGGGGGAGCGACATGGGGCGGGTTACTTGGATTTCGGCTCGAAGAGATAGATCAGGCCGTCGAGGATTTCGTCGACGGTGAGTTTGATGTGTTGCGCGTCGTTCACGGGGCGGCCCTCGGCGATGACTTGTTTGGCGAAGGCGTCGCCGCGCGCGACGGCGGCGTCGATGAACGCCATCTTCGCGTTATGCAGCGGGCCGTCGGGCGCGAGGTCCGCGGCGGTGGGCTTGCGGCCGAGGAAGGTCGCGACGGCCTCGTCGCCGAACCAGATGCGCCAGTCCTTCTCGTCGGCGAAATACACGGCGAGCACGCCGTCGCGATCGGTGCCGAGTTTCTTGGCGAGCGCGCTCATGTAGGCGCCGGGCTGGGCGTCCTCGGCTTCGGTCGGGGATTTGGCGAAGACACGGGCGTAGATCTTCCGGCCGGTGAAGCGCTCGAAGTTGGCGAGCTTGTAGTTGAAATACACGGCGCGCGGCGGCTCGGCGGGCAGCACCTTGTCGGGATCGTCGAAGTGCGCCGTCGGGCCCGGCTCGCGGGCGGCGGCGTATTTCTTCGCGGCGTCGATGTAGCCGGCGAAGGCGATCTGGTCGGCCTTGAAGGCCCGCGCGGCCGCGCCGACGCGGAGGATTTTGACCGTGAAACCTTCGTCCTGCTTGATCTGCGGGAGCAGCTCCACGCCGCGCACCACGCGCCCGAAGACGCTGTGCAGGTAGTTCAGGCGGTTCGTATCGCGGAGGGTGATGAAGAACTCGCTGCTGTTCGTGTCGGGGCCGCCGTTGGCCATCGAGAGAATGCCGGCGGCTTCGTGGTGCAGGCCCGGCGCGATTTCGTCGGGGAAGGGAAACGGGTGGCCGGCCGCGTCGTCGGCGTCGGTGGGTTTGGCGTCGGGCTTCATCGCGCTGCGGATGGGGTCGCCGCTCTGGATGACGAAGTTCGGCACGACGCGATACCAAGTCAGGCCGCTGAAGAACGGTTGGCCCTCGCGCGCCGCGATGCCGGTCTCGGCGCGGCCGACGAACGACGCGACCGTCATCGGTGTTTTTCGATAAAACAACTCGGCCACGAATGCGCCGTGCGGCGTCGTGAACTCGGCGTAGAGGCCGTCGGGCAGCGCGGGCGCGGCGGCTGACGCAGCGGCGGTCGCCGCGGGAGATTTTTCCTGAGCGCCGAGCGATAGGGCGGCGCACGCGAACACGAACAGAAGTCGTCGCATCATGGAGGAGGGGAGTGCGCGAGTTGTAGGGACGCGCGGTGGTTTGGCCAGCGCGCAGTCACGCGCCGGGGCGTAAATCTACGCCATCCATTTCGGTTGGCGGGAAAACTCCGGGCGTGCAACGTGGCCGGACTATGCTGCTTCGCCGCCTGCTACCCCTCGCGCTCGCGTTGATCGTTTCCCTGGCCCCGGTGCTGCGCGCCGGGGTGCCGCTCGATTACTACCTGCCCGCCGGCACGACCTACAACCCGAAGGTCCCGACGCCGGAGCAGTTCTTCGGCTTCCAAGTCGGCGACTGGCACATCCGCAGCGAGCTCAACACCGCCTACCTCCGCGCCGTCGCCGCCGCTGCGCCCGACCGCGTGAAGTTCGAGATCATGGGCTACACGCACGAGCGCAAGCCCCTCGTCCTTCTCACGATCACCGCGCCGGAGAACCATGCGAAGCTCGAGCAGATCCGCGCCGACCACCTCGCGTTGCTCGATCCGGCGAAGAGCGCCGCGCTCGACGTCGCGGCGATGCCCGTGGTCGTCGATCTCGGTTACAGCATCCACGGCAACGAGCCGAGCGGCGTGAACGCCATGCCGCTCGTCGTCTACTATCTCGCCGCCGCGCAGGACGCGAAGGTCGCGGAAATCCTCCAGCGCTCCGTCATCCTCGTCGAGGCGCAGCGCAATCCCGACGGCGGCGACCGCGCCGCGCAGTGGTTCAACCAGCACAAGTCGCTCAACGCGCCCTCCGTCGACCCGCTCGACCGCGAGCACAACGAGGCGTGGCCGCGCGGCCGGTTCAACCACTACTGGTTCGATCCGAATCGCGACTGGCTGCCGCTCGTGCACCCCGAGGCGCAGGCCCGCGCGGAGCTTTTCCACCGCTGGCGCCCGAACCTCCTCACCGACCACCACGAGATGGGCACGAACGGCACGTTCTTCTTCCAGCCCGGCGTGCCGACGCGCAACAACCCGAGTTCGCCGGCCAAAGTTTTCGAACTCACCGCCAAGGTCGCCGCGTTCCACGAGCGCGCGCTGAACGGCAAAGGCATTTTCTACTACAGTGAGCAGGGCTTCGACGATTTCTACCCGGGCAAGGGTTCCACGTATCCCGACCTCCACGGCACCATCGGCATCCTCTTCGAGCAGGCGAGCGCGCGCGGCCACGCGCAGGAGAGCAGCAACGGCGTGCTCACGTTCGCCTTCGCGATCCGCAACCACGTGCTGTCCTCGCTCAGCTCGATCGACGCCTCCGTCGCGCTCCGCACCGAGCTGCTCGGCCTGCAAAAGGATTTCCCGCGCGAGACCGCCGATCTCGCCGCGAAAGCCAAGACGAAAGCCTATGTCTTCGGCGACGACGGCGATCCGGCCCGCGCGTGGGCGTTCCGCTCGCTGCTCGCGCGCCATCACATCGAAGTCCGCGCGCTCGCCGAAGACGTCACCGCCGACGGTCGCACCTACCAGGCTGGCGCGGCGTGGGTCGCGCTGACCAACCAGCCGCAATTCCGCCTGCTCACGGAGATGTTCGTCAAACGCACGACGTTCGAGGACCCGGTTTTCTACGACGTCTCCGCGTGGACGCTCCCGCTCGCCTTCAACCTGCCCTACGCCGAACTCGACCGCGCTCCCGCGGCCGGCCAGCCGCTCGGTGCGCCCGAGTTTCCCGCCGGCCAACTCGTCGGCGGCCACAGCGACTACGCCTACCTTTTCAACTGGAACGGCTACTTCGCCCCGCGCGCGCTCCAGCGCCTCCACGCCGCCGGCATCCTCGTGAAAGGCCTCACTTCGCCCATCGAGGCGCTCACGGCCGACGGTGCGCGCCATGCCTTCGGCTACGGCGCCGTGCTCGTGCCCGTCGGTCTGCAACCCGAGCGCGCCGCCGCGATCCGCGCCGTCATCGACACGATCGTGAAGGAAGATGCAGTCACCGTCTACGCCTGCGGCACCGGCTTGACGCCGAAGGGCGTGGATTTCGGCAGCGCGTCGTTCGTCGTGCTCCCGCCCGCGCGCGTCGCGCTGATCTGCGGCGACGGCGTGGACCCGCACGATATCGGTGCCGCGTGGCACGTGCTCGATCAGCGCGTCGGTCTCACGCCCACGCTCCTCGACCTCGCGCAACTCGGCCGCGCCGACCTCGCGCGCTACACCACGATCGTCTTCGCCGACGGCCGCTACGACGACACCGTGAGCGACACGACCGTCGCCAATCTCAAACGCTGGGTCCGCGACGGTGGCACGCTCGTCCTCATGGGTCGCGCCGCGTCTTGGGCGGCGAAAAAGGAACTCGCCGCGCTCGAATTCGCCGGCCGCAGCTCGACGGAAACGGCGGCGACGAGCGGCGGTCGCACGCGCGCGAGCGCCGCGCCGGGCGACGACGCGGCCGACGGCGGCCGACGCTTCCCCTACGCCTCCGCCGGCGACCGCGAGGCGCAGCGCCTGATCGCCGGCGCCGTCGTGGCCGCGTCCATCGATCCAACGCATCCGCTCGGCTACGGCTTCAGCGACGAACGCGTCTCGTTCTTCCGCAAAAACGGTATTTTCCTGAAGCACGCCAAGTCGCCCTACGAGACGCCCGCCGTCTACACGGCGAAGCCGCTCCAATCTGGCTTCATCTCCGAAGCCAACCAGGCCGCGCTCGCCAACACCGCGGCGCTCGTCGCGTTGCCGGTCGGTCGTGGGGCCGTGGTGGCGATGCCCGACGACCCGAACTTCCGCGGCTTCTGGTATGGCGGCAATCGCGTGTTCTTTAACGCGGTCTTCTACGGCAGCGTGATCCGCCCGCCCTCCGGCGGCGACGGCGGCGATTAACCGACAAACTCCACGGCCGCCCGCTGGTGGTGCGGCGATGCGATGCGAGGTAGCCCGCGCTCTCCGAGCGCGGGTCAGCCACGGCACAGGGACGTGGCTCGCTGGATGCCGGAAAAAACGGCGAAGCAAAATCGTAAGCGCGGCGCGTGATCATCGGCACCGCTCCGCCTACTCCCGATGCGCACTGGGTATCACTCACCGGGGTTCGGGCTTGCCGCTTCCGGAGCGGAGCTTTGGCTGGGGCGACTCACGGGCCAGGTTGAGTGACGAAACCTTCCATTTGCCTGCTCCATGTTGACGACGATTCCCTCTGGCAAACGACCATCGCCGGCGCGGTGGCCGGGATGCCCGAGATCCGGGTGTTCGAGACGGTAACCAGTGCCGCCGCCGCGCTCGACCGGGTGCCCGTGCTGCGACCCGACGTCGTGCTTCTCGATGTGGTGCTGCCGGACGGCGATGGGTTGGCGGTGGCGCGGGCGCTCGGCGCGCTGGAAACGCCGCCGCGCATCGTGTTGCTCTCGGTGCGGCGCGACGACGTGGTGCTGCAAGCCGCCGGCAGTCCGCCCATCGCGGCGCTGCTGTGGAAGACGGGCGATGTGCTGGAAAAATTGCCCGAAGCGATCCGCATCGTCGCCGCCGGCGGCAAATACCATCCGCCCGAGGTGCGCGAGGCGTTGCGGAAATTCCGCGCGGACCCGCAGGCGTATTTCAAGATCCTCTCCGATCGCGAACTGGAGCTGCTGCCGCGCTTCGGCGAGGGCATGTCGGACGAGGAAGTGGCGCGGTTTTTCAACCTCAGCATCCACACGGTGAAGTCGCACCGGCAAAACATCCTCACGAAACTGGGCCTGCATAGCACGGCGCGCCTGATCCACTGGGCGATCATGCGCGGCTTCGTCCGCCCGCCGAGCGACGGCTGGGTCGTGCGCGAGGACGGCGAGAAGGGATACGATGCTTCGCGCAGCGACGGTGGAGAGTGAGTCCGATGGCACGGCCGGGCGCTTGAACGTTTAACACGCGGTGCGTGCCGGTTTTCGGTTGTCGAACACGGGATCTTGCCCATCGGTGAGTCGCGCTCACGGGCCAGGACTGAATGACGCAACGAACCTACTCGATCCTTCATATCGAGGACGACTCCCTTTGGCAGACCGTGATTGCCGCCGCGCTGCGTGGCTGGCCGCGCACGGGACAACTGCAATCGGCCTCGACGGCGAGCGATGGCTTGGCCGTCGCGACCGCACTGCGACCGGACATCGTCTTGCTCGATCTCGGCCTGCCCGATGCCGATGGCAGCGAACTCGCGCGAGATCTGCTGCTGTCGGCTCGCCCACCACGCGTCGTGATCGTATCGGTGCGGCGGGATTCGGCGGTCCTCCACACGGCGAGCGAGCCCCATATCGCCGGCCTGCTCTGGAAAGCCGGCGATCTGATCCAGCAACTGCCGATCGCACTCGAAGCGGTGGCT
This window of the Candidatus Didemnitutus sp. genome carries:
- a CDS encoding FKBP-type peptidyl-prolyl cis-trans isomerase, with translation MRKFGFILILGGVLAFIAIQARTGIFRRANPGKPANKYVREMQEAQELAPEDIAVIKQKYPDAIVTPSGLRYVVRREGAGSPPSFGAMVSAHYDGRLIGGVKFDSSYDRGTPYAFRVGTGEVIKGWDEAFAHMKKGERRTLIVPWWLGYGVQGKGPIPARATLVFEVELVDIQ
- a CDS encoding Glu/Leu/Phe/Val dehydrogenase, with the translated sequence MQNFRLPSRLVAEAVKGEAIEQRFKIARNEFGPECIYRIHDPADDATWGFVAVDNLVRGRGLGGVRLAPDVTVDEVYGLAAAMTMKSSAAMLPLGGAKSGLRVEPRYFADKPEEKRALVAMFAEALWGIPDYIPGPDMGTNETDMQTIYEVFAQKNGAANHGRGGVGRPPAKGGFPLDEWAITAHGLFAAAIASEKHIPDFRIKDSSVVIQGFGNVGAPIAEKLASLGARIVGASDINAGLYNPAGLDVPQLLALRRSPAGLAGYTGPVKHRFDGEHLDRMMEMPCTILVPAARPHAIHPDNAPHIHTRIVLQGANNPADLVSEYFLQHRRGIVCLTDFIANSGGVIAAFIEAKADVDAEFRARVMAEDGKGRAFIEKVVTRIITENIDEMFARRASHRAKDITWREIAHEMARDRLRPAADGKLKVLPELL
- a CDS encoding DUF3225 domain-containing protein, which produces MSFTIRPLLFGLLLLNCAPARAATEAHVAADIRATLMAQVEAWNTGDVAKFMEFYLKSDALRFASGGSITYGWRTTLERYQKHYPDKATMGTLAFTLHEIEVLTPDTALVFGKWELTRAQDKPWGLFTLVMKKTADGWRVASDHTSSAAKS
- a CDS encoding PDZ domain-containing protein produces the protein MTALHLSRRLARLALAVTVSIGAQAADRHERDMQRARSMFPRVWAKIQAESYDPTFGGVNTTELERTATSQLENTKSLAETYAVIAQAVVNLNDSHTRFFPPLRPVRIEYGVSFDVVGKNVYVGAVKPGSDAAKQGLQAGERVLSVNGMPAFRDSLSLIQYSILTLNPQTGLRLQLARADGAIRELTFAAEVKTLPRNLDLAGGDFLRLMLKQEEREAQLTSKFVDLAPKVLWWQLSTFSLPEEVERGLRKSANYDHVIIDLRRNRGGLESEMLDAIGACLGKGRHPIGKIQERTKETPLQASSRFNIPGKLYVLIDGNSASASEVFARALQLAGRATVLGDLSAGKVNRSRTHVLTLGDGANLVVFAVQVTEGQITMSDGQILEKNGVTPDVWLVPSPKDLAAGDDPVLATAAKMAGVTLSKQQAGEITRKHRPQLFD
- a CDS encoding amidohydrolase, yielding MSLPRSSLLALALCAPLAAFAGPELKDAVTARVNAEYPSLEVIYRDLHTHPELSFVEKRTAGIAAEQLRAAGFTVTENVGNTGVVAVLQNGPGPTLAIRADMDALPIKEATGLPYASQVTMADVAGKQQPAMHACGHDTHVTTLIGTARTMAALKAHWSGTLVFFVQPAEEIGGGARAMLKDGLFTKFPRPDNVIAFHVGGDSPAGQVATLEGPSYANVDSIDILVRGIGGHGARPHSTRDPIVLASEIVLALQTIVSRELKPGTPAVITVGAIHGGTKRNIIPAEVRLELTLRSYSDEVAAHLLASIKRIAENTARAAGMPDDLLPVITVEQTRTPFTFNDPALTRRLTGVFAQWFPAEQLGTAEAGTYGEDFAEYGRTQPRIPISIFWVGGSDPKVLADAAAKGQLAPSNHSAFWAPLPEPTIKTAITAMSAAALDLLRKK
- a CDS encoding peptidylprolyl isomerase, which produces MMRRLLFVFACAALSLGAQEKSPAATAAASAAAPALPDGLYAEFTTPHGAFVAELFYRKTPMTVASFVGRAETGIAAREGQPFFSGLTWYRVVPNFVIQSGDPIRSAMKPDAKPTDADDAAGHPFPFPDEIAPGLHHEAAGILSMANGGPDTNSSEFFITLRDTNRLNYLHSVFGRVVRGVELLPQIKQDEGFTVKILRVGAAARAFKADQIAFAGYIDAAKKYAAAREPGPTAHFDDPDKVLPAEPPRAVYFNYKLANFERFTGRKIYARVFAKSPTEAEDAQPGAYMSALAKKLGTDRDGVLAVYFADEKDWRIWFGDEAVATFLGRKPTAADLAPDGPLHNAKMAFIDAAVARGDAFAKQVIAEGRPVNDAQHIKLTVDEILDGLIYLFEPKSK
- a CDS encoding response regulator transcription factor, whose translation is MTKPSICLLHVDDDSLWQTTIAGAVAGMPEIRVFETVTSAAAALDRVPVLRPDVVLLDVVLPDGDGLAVARALGALETPPRIVLLSVRRDDVVLQAAGSPPIAALLWKTGDVLEKLPEAIRIVAAGGKYHPPEVREALRKFRADPQAYFKILSDRELELLPRFGEGMSDEEVARFFNLSIHTVKSHRQNILTKLGLHSTARLIHWAIMRGFVRPPSDGWVVREDGEKGYDASRSDGGE
- a CDS encoding response regulator transcription factor, encoding MTQRTYSILHIEDDSLWQTVIAAALRGWPRTGQLQSASTASDGLAVATALRPDIVLLDLGLPDADGSELARDLLLSARPPRVVIVSVRRDSAVLHTASEPHIAGLLWKAGDLIQQLPIALEAVAAGAKYYPPDVRAALRRFRADPQAFFKLLSPREVALLPHFARAEKDGEIAAALGVSEHTARAHRRNVMQKLDLHTSARLTHWAIVHGFGFLPRSSASRADAGPV